The window TAATTGAGGCATTTGAAAATggttataacaaattttttatatacattgttTATGCATGCCTTTCCGtaggaattttttttgtatcaatgCTACAATTTATGATTCCACCATTAAAGTCAATCATCTTGAGTAGTATGAATGGAACGAGTGAACGACCATTGATACATCACGTCGAATATTTTGTAGATCctcaaagatattattatcttattatttttcaatcttatgtgattatttttgtctgtgcttttattatcgctacgaTGGATACAATGTTTGTGGTTTTCGTGCAACATGCTTGTGGATTATTTACAACATTAGGGTAGAATCCTTGACATTCGGTATAAAatctgtataataataagattatcataaaaatttataataaatgaagtactttaaaatattttactgtatgataataaattattgataaaggCATAACTGTTGCAGGTATCAACTTCGTCATAtaatcgacaataatattttgttgatAAATTTGTATCCTTCGAAATCAAATGATAAGtcttataaaaagatttctgAATGCATTCGTAGACATCAAGAAGCTATACAGTATGTAATTTTACAACATTTCTAAtctaaaaaaatgtttatattatttattaaatgaattgataatgaaagaataatttatagttattaagattattgaCTTTTTCTATGAAGGTTTACCGATCTATTGGAATCATTTTATTCCACATCCATTTTTCTCTACTCGGGAATTAGTATAATTGGAATGAGTGTTTCTAGTCTACAGGTATACAACTAAACTTCCTTATTCGACGTAATCAATTACAGGCTCTTATAATACATTTCATTCATATCATGTTATAAAGaattacaaattaaagaaatgcattctatattatataaaaactgTGATATAAGATACATGCAAAATTtcatatgaaatgaaatattatttgggatatacaatttttttaacaattttaaaatatatatatatatatatatatatatatatatatattaattcttattaaagcacaaataaaatatagaaaaaagaaattcaaaaaattaGAAGTAAATACATGCAATAAAACTTATTTGTGTTCTCATATAGTAATGCTTATCAGAAAGGATTACACGTCATAACAATCACTGCATTACATTATTGATTTTCATTGTTTCATGCAATGTTTAATACGATGTACGTATTGAAcgattaatgtaattttttctatcttttaatatcgaaataatgaatatcGTATTATAGAATGTTTGGctgtattataatatcacaTGTTTAGGCTATTCTAAATGTCAATGAGACCAAACAATTTTTTCAACAAATGTGTGTTTGTAATacgacattatttattatcttgttTCAATGTGTGAACGGTCAACGGCTTATCGATCATAGTAGTAAAATGCACGAACATCTGTAAgtatttaaaagtatttatacGCTCGCtgtttttaaatgattaaatactGTCAAGTTTATTCTTGATTAGGAATTAACTAGACAGATAAAATCTTTCAGaggatacaaaataaaaaatgattattataattttcatcgatttcaGAATAAATACCGAGTGGTATCGAACATCATTACGAACAAGAAAAGGAATCTATTTCATGTTATTCAGATCACGAAAACCTTGTATGCTAACTGCTGCAAAAATGTTCAACGTATCCATGGAAACTTTTAGCGCCGTaagaattatcattttttataactttatatataaatatgttttcgTACTAATTTGATCTCTTTTGTTCAAGATTGTTCGTACCTCGATTTCGTATTTCACTGTTTTGCGATCTAtgcaatgaaattttaaaaaatgaaattttacgatTGTTAAAGATATGGAGTAACACatgcaaaaattatttttccaaaaataatattgtcaaAAATTTGTCATATAGTTTTCCCTgtaaattttcgatattatgtaaataaataaaaagaaattaagtgtcagtgaaataaaaattaagatcaataaataataataattactgttagccaaaatctttgatttctaAAAGATTCAAATTACATAGTAgacatttctatattttcaatttataacagatgcaaaaactaaaaaaattcTGATTGAAGgagaataggaataattataacattggAAGAAGAATTGAAAGGATTTGCTAAATTCAAagtaattcaattttatcCATTCGTCATATAGAATAAGCACAAATAACTTTTGCATTAAACTATTGTTTACTACAGAATAAATGTTATCgactattaaaataaattgatttcgaCATACAATatagataagtaaataattgctagttaataataactactTCGCAAAAATCAAATGGGAACATTCCCTTTGTAACTGAACGATAAAATACTTCGCTTGGATGGATATTTTCACGTAAAAGGGAAATGATTGAggtattaattattcattacaGATAAGCGTGTAAATCCAGACATCTGTATAATTATCGACATCCCCTGTGACTGTTATTGATACCAAGAGAATCATAAATGACAAGACTATTATTGAACTGACTATGAGTAGTTCGGACAAGACAAGGGGATCTCTCTATTTTAGTCTATTCTCGACATTCTATGAAAGTGATGGATTTCTTTGATGGTCGTCACTACGCGATCAATAAAAGCATGCTATCATTATTGGGCCAATGGCCTTATCAATCGATTAGAACAAAATACATTCGTTTggagattatatttttattagctGGGACACAAATTTTAGCTAAGGTGGAGTATTTTTTATGTACACATATTattagaatagaaaattttatgaaatagatTAGGATCACTTATTTTTTAtcctataatattataaatgttattttaaatgAGCACTTAATGAGTTCCTCATTTTCCGTTCTCTTTACTACAGGTAGCAGCTACCATAACTTCCTTTAGAGATAGAAATGTACTACTAGACGACATGGCACCACTTGTTGCTGATTCTATCGCAgcaatcaaattaattaacgtaacagtacaaaaagaaaaggtaattATTGCATACAGTTATTCAAATAAactatattccttttttttgtcatatttGTGCAACGTAGTGAAATAACTGTGAGTAgctttgttagtattattcaCCCAAATTTTgtgtgaaaataaaagaaaaatatataataactattgtcctattgaaataaatacatgGCAAATgtcttaataaaaaattgttaatcaCAGATGAAAATACTTCTAAATCGTATGCAAACAGATTATGCTTTATTCGCTACAGATggtgaaatgaaaataatggtGGAATATGCCGagaatggaagaaaatttACTATTGTGTATATAGGTAATTAATTCAgttgaaaataacaaattttttatatgtattgttTATGCATGCCTTTTCGTAGGAgttttttttgtatcaatgCTACAATTTATGATTCCACCACTAAAGTCAATCATCTTGAGTAGCATGAACGGATCGAGCGAACGACCATTGATACATCACGTTGAATATTTTGTAGATTctcaaagatattattatcttattattttccattcttACGCGGTTATCTTTATCTGTGCTTTTACTATTGCTACTATGGACACAATGTTTGTGGTCTTTGTGCAACATGCTTGTGGATTGTTTACAGCATTAgggtaaaatctttaatattcgaTGTAGGATAAAATCTTTGActgtataataacaatatcataaaaatttataataaatgaagtatttttaaatattttactatatgataataaattattgatacaGACATAACTGTTGCAGGTATCAACTTCGTCATAtaatcgacaataatattttgttgatAAATTTGAATCCTTCAAAATCGAATGACAagttttatacaaatatttctaaatgcaTTCGTAGACATCAAGAAGCTATACAGtttgtaattttacaatatttccatttttaaaaaaatttatattatttattaaatgaagtgatgatgaaataataatttggagttattaagattattgaCTTTTTCTATAAAGGTTTGCTAATCTAttggataaatattattcaacgTCGTTTTTTCTTGTATCAGGAATTAGCATGATTGGTATGAGTATTACTGGACTGCAGGTATACAATTAAACTTTCTTATTCGTAGTAATCAATTTGTCTTTTTCAAACTACAAACAACCCTCTTGTAACATAATTCATTCGTACAGTATAATTCATACAGCATAATGAGAAATTACGAAGTATTTAAGTAATTAGGAatttttttgtcaatttttctattttgttatgTAAAAATTGTCTTCTCGAAGTAACTTGTTATAAGAGGGTattcttaaatttttctaacataTTATACcaagtataattttttctaagtATCATGTTATGAaagatttgtatatattataatatctatatatattataataatatttaggcTATACTAAATATCAACGAACCCAAACAATTTTTTCAACAAATGTGTGTTTGTTATACGACATTAATTCATGTCTTGTTTGAATGTGTAAACGGTCAACGACTTATCGATCATAGTAGTCAAATGCACGAATATTTGTAAGTTGAATgtttaatttaacaattttgaGTTTATTTTGAATTAGGAATTAACTTggtagataaaatattttacagataaggataaaaaatgattgctataattttcatcgattaCAGAATAAATACCGAGTGGTATCGAACATCATTACGAACAAGGAAAGGAATCTGTTTTATGTTACTTAGATCACGAAAATGTTGTACGCTAACTGCTGCGAAAATGTTCAACATATCTATTGAAACGTTTACCTCTGTaagaatcattattatttatgattttatctAAACATATTTACGTACTAATTCGATTTCTTTTGTTCAAGATTGTTCGTACATCGATTTCATATTTTACCGTTTTGCGTTCGATACagtaaaattttgataaataacattttatgtAATCAtacattgattattaatatgctAAGTAAcacaaattatattaacaattaataaaacagctatatatacaaatgacatatattttgacaaattatatgccaaaaatttttaattttttctagatatagttattttctaaaaatttccaaactcttcttttattttatatactaatatagTTAAGAATATCAATCAATTGTtgtgtaaaaatttttaatttttataaaattcaaatgatataatagacatttttatttaaattttaaaattcgGTCAAAACAGTAAGAAAATTCTTAGAGATatcttcatatataaataacacgaAGTTGTATAATTCCAAAAACGACAACTTCAACGATTCTCAGTCAACATCACTTTCTGCTTTGTATTTTAGGCTTTTGAAATTTGATTCAGTATATTCGCAAGGAAAAATTTGtcttaatcttttatttgtatCACTTATTTGCGACAATGTTTTCCGATTAAAAAGctaattgtaaaagaaaaaaaaaaaaaaaaaaaaaagataagaaaaatagaaaaatatatgagcAAAATGAATCTTGATTATGACATAAACAAAAAGGTTTTAAATTTGGAGAGCTTGGGTAGAAAGATTTGTTCGGACTTACGAAATCTTCAAAGGGAACGAATTATACTTTCTCGAGAAGCCAAATCCCTTTTACGTGAATTTAAACGAGAAGAAACACgagatcataataaaaataaggtgATCTTAAAATAAGATCATTCAAATTATTCGATTATGCGATTGTGCGAttctaataatatacatatttcatagaaagatgataataaaccTTGTAGTTGTGCAATTTGGGAAaatgatataagaaaagaggataaaaatgAGGCCGAAGGACCTACGAAATTGATCACGCAAAATGAAATATCctataaaaatttttgcaATGAATGTTGTCAACATTGCGTTCCAAGATATGATAGCAATATGATATTACAAACTTACAGGTGCAATGAttcatttatcaattatattttctcttctttttttttttttttttttttataaaattcaatgatACTCTCCTCTTAATTGTTTTCAGATACGATGAACCATTTTACTGTGATCATGCTTTAAAAAATACCGATTACTCTTGCATCGGTGATAATGTTATGATTAAAGACGATGCCAatggtgataataattttaatggtaTCGATGAGTTAGACAAATATAACGAAACATGTACAATTAATCCTTCATATTTCTATGACTTATGCGTATTTTGCGACGATGATAATATGGAAGATACGCATGTGTTATCGACCAATCATAAAATTAGTGAGTCGAAAAAAactgatatgaaagaattaatagaaagacagagaggtGGAGGAGAAAATTCGAATTCAGAATCaacgatcgataaattatcAAGTCAATCGATTTGTACTTGCGAGTGTGATTTATGTGCTCTTCGAAACAAATATGGCGAGAGACCTCCTTGCTCTAAAGAAAGCAATGAAATCGATCGTTCTTTCGATattgataatgaagataatttgTCAATAAATCAAGCGACGTGTTTGGAATTGCCAGAAATTAGTCAAGTAACGATAACTCGAGtttttcaaggaaaaaaaaaacaaaaaaacatgaatataataaatttacaataaatttctattctcttttctcttagtATAGCatcatttcttatatttcgttttgtaGTATTGTAAAATCGACAAGTTACGAGAAGCATTGGAAAGATTGAAAAATCGCAATCACACATTgaggaaattattaaaaagtcaGGAATGTTTTCTGAAAAATCCAAAATGTACATATTGTTCATTTCTTCTTAAAGAGTACGACGATATCGATTGTGAAAAGAAATCCCAAAATCatcgagataataaaaagattacgaACGATCTCGTCGCAATGGTGAAAATTCTTCAAAGTAAATGTCGAATAAAAGACGGAATGATCGTTGCTTTGGCAGACGAATTGAAAGGATCTGATAAATACGAAAGAATTCAAAGGATTCTTCAGAAATTGTCCGATAATAATCTCAATTGTCAGATCATTGATTTCGATCGTTCAACATTATGGAAATATTTGGTATCTAAAATATTCTTACctatatcgaaagaaaaatattgtccaCGAGAAAACTCATCGAAGCGAATTTACAATCGGTTTATTCATCctaattgttctttttctttccaaaatTCAATTACAACTATATAAATACTCGGccatgttttttatttatactgtTAGCG is drawn from Vespa crabro chromosome 10, iyVesCrab1.2, whole genome shotgun sequence and contains these coding sequences:
- the LOC124427527 gene encoding uncharacterized protein LOC124427527; the encoded protein is MDFFDGRHYAINKGTLSLLGQWPYQSIKNKYICLVILFLLTGTQIIAKICAIITSLNNVNVVLDDMASLIADFTAAIRLINVSVQRKKLMKVLLNRMKTDYALFTTDGEIEIMVKYAENGRKFTIVYLGIFFVSMLQFMIPPLKSIILSSMNGTSERPLIHHVEYFGRILDIRYQLRHIIDNNILLINLYPSKSNDKSYKKISECIRRHQEAIQFTDLLESFYSTSIFLYSGISIIGMSVSSLQAILNVNETKQFFQQMCVCNTTLFIILFQCVNGQRLIDHSSKMHEHLINTEWYRTSLRTRKGIYFMLFRSRKPCMLTAAKMFNVSMETFSAIVRTSISYFTVLRSMQ
- the LOC124427528 gene encoding odorant receptor 13a-like produces the protein MDFFDGRHYAINKSMLSLLGQWPYQSIRTKYIRLEIIFLLAGTQILAKVAATITSFRDRNVLLDDMAPLVADSIAAIKLINVTVQKEKMKILLNRMQTDYALFATDGEMKIMVEYAENGRKFTIVYIGVFFVSMLQFMIPPLKSIILSSMNGSSERPLIHHVEYFVDSQRYYYLIIFHSYAVIFICAFTIATMDTMFVVFVQHACGLFTALGYQLRHIIDNNILLINLNPSKSNDKFYTNISKCIRRHQEAIQFANLLDKYYSTSFFLVSGISMIGMSITGLQAILNINEPKQFFQQMCVCYTTLIHVLFECVNGQRLIDHSSQMHEYLINTEWYRTSLRTRKGICFMLLRSRKCCTLTAAKMFNISIETFTSIVRTSISYFTVLRSIQ